One genomic window of Haloferax mediterranei ATCC 33500 includes the following:
- a CDS encoding methyl-accepting chemotaxis protein produces MADTIVEEAERRLPDAITESYIRRLVSAMLLVSVLVAGVGIIQYQQTASSIDEDARADLLTEAEREALQVNSWFEERERLASIVAADPSAGSTLGDRSSTALTQAKTDMPDDVAALHFVNTETTTVIGSSEDGAVGTPLFENGTLPLPDRADLSDEGVERTTVFVKDGVAYMGFVAPLPSLEPHAIVLVAEASSLGTALDGNRLDGGFAQLVTKNGTVLYDGGGGQSNVAYPATNSDSLSDAFAGEVGVSRLSPVEGFISSPHVVAHVPVYGGDVLLLHAPASSVFALSRSVGFQIATLLFLFMLGLGAFAFIIRGNTAVPLVNLESTVSELRKGDLDVELETTRDDEFGQVVRGIDNLRNDLRDQRADAGEYSEAMTRAADGDLRVRLPTDSNSQDMALVAEAYNEMMDDIEQTVGTVKAFGEDVTTLANRVASRADDVSSASEEVSGSIQQISDGASEQTENLMAAADEINDLSASIQQIASSADELVRLTEEAEARSRDGQSAATDALDDIDAVRSETEATVTEVNELDDRLEQIEQIVEVITEIAEQTDILALNANIEAARAGEAGEGFAVVSNEVKQLAQETKSSAADIEALVEEIESQRDAVVTRIERMRDQVEESATSVDEALASFDGIVERVEDTTASVHEISDATSSQADSSQEVLSMTDEIAGISEETTAEAQNVSAAAEQQTAALDGVNQDVRELSTNVNHLDELLDAFEVGDESDVSSTGNKNGVSSTGNETDIGPTTDDVRSADDEAPTQQSEPTSKLSHEQAESVADD; encoded by the coding sequence GATGCTTCTCGTTTCCGTCCTCGTAGCTGGTGTCGGAATCATTCAGTATCAACAGACGGCATCCAGCATCGACGAAGACGCCCGCGCCGACCTCCTGACCGAGGCAGAACGCGAGGCACTGCAAGTCAATTCGTGGTTCGAAGAACGCGAACGGCTCGCGAGTATCGTCGCTGCCGACCCGTCGGCGGGGAGTACCCTCGGGGACCGTTCCTCTACGGCGCTCACGCAGGCGAAGACCGATATGCCCGACGACGTCGCGGCGTTGCACTTCGTGAACACCGAAACGACCACCGTCATTGGGTCGTCAGAAGACGGTGCTGTCGGTACACCGCTGTTCGAGAACGGAACGCTCCCGCTCCCAGACCGCGCCGACCTCTCTGATGAGGGCGTCGAGCGAACCACGGTTTTCGTCAAGGACGGCGTCGCCTACATGGGCTTTGTCGCGCCGCTTCCCTCCCTCGAACCCCACGCAATCGTCCTCGTGGCCGAAGCATCGTCGCTCGGGACCGCACTCGACGGAAATCGACTCGACGGTGGATTCGCCCAACTCGTGACGAAAAACGGGACCGTCCTGTACGACGGTGGCGGCGGCCAATCGAACGTCGCATACCCCGCAACGAATTCTGACTCCCTCAGCGATGCGTTCGCCGGTGAAGTTGGCGTCTCGCGTCTTTCGCCGGTTGAGGGGTTCATCTCTTCGCCACATGTCGTCGCGCACGTCCCGGTTTACGGTGGTGACGTGCTTCTCCTGCACGCGCCCGCAAGCAGCGTCTTCGCACTCTCTCGGAGCGTCGGATTCCAGATTGCGACGCTTCTGTTCCTCTTTATGCTCGGGCTCGGCGCGTTCGCATTCATCATCCGCGGCAACACCGCAGTTCCGCTCGTCAACCTCGAATCGACCGTCTCCGAACTCCGCAAGGGGGACCTCGACGTGGAACTCGAAACGACCCGCGACGACGAATTCGGACAGGTCGTCCGCGGCATCGACAACCTCCGAAACGACCTCCGTGACCAACGCGCCGACGCCGGTGAGTACAGCGAAGCGATGACTCGGGCGGCGGACGGCGACCTCAGAGTTCGCCTTCCGACCGATTCGAACAGCCAAGATATGGCGCTTGTCGCGGAGGCATACAACGAAATGATGGACGATATCGAACAGACCGTCGGAACGGTCAAAGCATTCGGTGAAGACGTGACAACGCTCGCTAATCGCGTTGCCTCGCGGGCCGACGATGTCTCGTCCGCAAGCGAGGAAGTATCGGGGTCCATCCAGCAGATTTCCGACGGTGCAAGCGAGCAAACGGAGAATCTGATGGCCGCCGCCGACGAGATAAACGACCTCTCAGCGTCGATTCAACAGATTGCTTCGTCCGCGGACGAACTCGTGCGCCTGACCGAGGAAGCGGAGGCCCGCTCGCGTGACGGCCAGTCCGCCGCTACCGACGCCCTCGACGATATCGACGCAGTTCGGTCGGAAACCGAAGCGACCGTCACCGAAGTCAACGAACTGGACGACCGCCTCGAACAGATCGAGCAAATCGTCGAAGTCATCACGGAAATCGCGGAACAGACGGATATCCTCGCGCTCAACGCGAACATCGAAGCAGCCCGCGCAGGCGAGGCCGGCGAAGGATTCGCTGTCGTCTCCAACGAGGTCAAGCAGTTGGCACAGGAGACGAAGTCCTCCGCCGCGGACATCGAAGCACTCGTCGAAGAAATCGAAAGCCAGCGCGATGCCGTTGTCACTCGCATCGAACGGATGCGCGACCAGGTCGAAGAGAGCGCAACCTCGGTCGACGAGGCGCTTGCGTCCTTCGACGGCATCGTCGAGCGCGTCGAAGACACGACTGCGAGCGTCCACGAGATTTCTGACGCGACGAGCAGCCAGGCGGATTCTTCACAGGAGGTGCTGTCGATGACCGACGAGATTGCGGGTATCTCCGAGGAGACAACCGCCGAAGCGCAGAACGTCTCCGCCGCCGCCGAACAGCAGACCGCTGCACTCGACGGTGTCAATCAGGACGTACGCGAACTCTCGACGAACGTCAACCACCTCGACGAACTCCTCGACGCCTTCGAGGTCGGAGACGAATCCGACGTCTCGTCAACGGGGAACAAAAACGGCGTCTCGTCAACGGGGAACGAAACCGACATCGGGCCGACAACAGACGACGTACGCTCCGCCGACGATGAAGCGCCGACACAGCAGTCCGAACCCACTTCCAAACTGTCTCACGAGCAGGCAGAGTCAGTCGCGGACGACTGA
- a CDS encoding CBS domain-containing protein, producing the protein MRVDEIMTEAVATVGLDASIADCARTMLREGAGSVVVTTDDRPVGIVTESDALQAGVAAGKPLSAIPARSTMSNPIKWVRPDSTTRVAAEKMRDQHVKKLVVVDGADMVGIVTATDIAFHLSDVARGIGEMVELKDKWESDRRFR; encoded by the coding sequence ATGCGCGTGGACGAAATCATGACCGAAGCGGTGGCAACCGTCGGCTTGGATGCCAGTATCGCCGACTGCGCGCGGACCATGCTTCGGGAGGGTGCGGGGAGCGTCGTCGTGACGACGGACGACCGCCCCGTCGGTATCGTCACCGAGTCCGATGCTCTCCAAGCGGGTGTCGCGGCTGGCAAACCGCTGTCAGCGATTCCGGCGCGTTCGACCATGTCGAACCCAATCAAGTGGGTCCGGCCGGATTCGACAACTCGCGTCGCCGCCGAGAAGATGCGCGACCAGCACGTGAAGAAACTCGTCGTCGTCGACGGCGCGGATATGGTCGGCATCGTGACGGCGACCGACATCGCGTTTCACCTCTCCGATGTCGCCCGAGGCATCGGTGAGATGGTCGAACTGAAAGACAAGTGGGAATCCGACCGACGGTTCCGATAG
- a CDS encoding DUF2062 domain-containing protein, whose amino-acid sequence MRERIASVRTRIRTGLERAFAAEHTPHEIAASFAFGVFIVAMPTAGTAFALFALVAYFVNRASKLALAATLVVFNPPVKWAVYGASFWLGSYLLGPVPGVSLSDVSLTAGIDIVLRQLLGNTILAVAMALVGYMIVLQLAQFHRRRKEVGTNESWVDIFS is encoded by the coding sequence GTGCGCGAGAGAATAGCGTCGGTTCGGACCCGCATTCGGACGGGACTCGAACGGGCCTTCGCGGCGGAACACACCCCGCACGAGATTGCCGCGAGCTTTGCGTTTGGCGTGTTTATCGTGGCGATGCCGACCGCGGGAACTGCATTCGCGCTGTTCGCACTCGTCGCGTACTTCGTCAACCGGGCGAGCAAACTCGCGCTCGCCGCCACGCTCGTCGTGTTCAACCCGCCGGTCAAGTGGGCCGTCTACGGCGCGAGCTTTTGGCTCGGGTCGTACCTGCTCGGGCCGGTCCCCGGTGTGTCCCTCTCCGACGTCTCGCTCACCGCCGGTATCGACATCGTCCTCCGACAACTGCTCGGAAACACGATTCTCGCCGTCGCCATGGCGCTCGTCGGCTATATGATTGTGTTGCAGCTTGCGCAGTTTCATCGGCGGCGAAAAGAAGTGGGTACGAATGAGTCGTGGGTAGATATTTTCTCGTGA